One window of Phoenix dactylifera cultivar Barhee BC4 chromosome 5, palm_55x_up_171113_PBpolish2nd_filt_p, whole genome shotgun sequence genomic DNA carries:
- the LOC103712164 gene encoding uncharacterized protein LOC103712164 isoform X2 — protein MVGFTGGMPNWLETMLGERFFNPCMIHETAKKNEKNIFCLDCCSSFCPQCIPPHRPHRLLQIRRYVYHDVVRVGDLGKLIDCSSVQSYTANGAKVVFLNERALSRPFRGSGNACRSCDRPLQDPYLFCSLSCKVKLLLRNGGGLARELRECEFLPLPSSFELDEGHLTPDSILESASATSSGSSAGGGGSGARATWSTAGTESLARRQRSSAGRPPGPEVVNRRKKGVPIRAPLLLNRSWPRFGALRFGWRIWD, from the exons ATG GTGGGTTTCACGGGCGGGATGCCCAACTGGTTGGAAACCATGCTAGGAGAAAGATTCTTTAATCCATGCATGATCCACGAGACGGCAAAGAAGAACGAGAAGAACATCTTCTGTCTCGACTGCTGCTCTAGCTTCTGCCCCCAATGCATCCCTCCTCACCGCCCTCACCGCCTCCTCCAG ATTCGGAGATATGTGTATCACGACGTTGTTCGAGTGGGCGATCTGGGGAAGTTGATCGACTGTTCTTCCGTTCAA TCGTACACGGCGAACGGCGCAAAGGTTGTGTTTTTGAACGAGCGGGCACTGAGCCGGCCGTTTCGCGGCTCCGGCAACGCCTGCCGCTCCTGCGACCGCCCCCTTCAGGACCCCTACCTCTtctgctccctctcctgcaaG GTGAAGCTGTTGTTGAGGAACGGGGGAGGGCTGGCGAGGGAGCTCCGAGAGTGCGAATTCCTACCGCTGCCGAGCTCGTTCGAGCTGGACGAGGGCCATCTCACGCCCGACTCCATTCTCGAGTCCGCCTCGGCCACCTCCTCCGGCTCCTCCGCCGGGGGCGGCGGCTCGGGGGCCCGGGCCACCTGGAGCACCGCCGGGACGGAGTCCCTCGCCCGGCGGCAAAGAAGCAGCGCGGGCCGCCCGCCCGGTCCGGAGGTCGTGAACCGGAGGAAGAAGGGTGTCCCCATTAGGGCGCCGCTGCTGTTGAACCGGAGTTGGCCCCGGTTCGGTGCCCTTCGTTTTGGCTGGAGAATTTGGGATTAA
- the LOC103712164 gene encoding uncharacterized protein LOC103712164 isoform X1, protein MEFGQVGFTGGMPNWLETMLGERFFNPCMIHETAKKNEKNIFCLDCCSSFCPQCIPPHRPHRLLQIRRYVYHDVVRVGDLGKLIDCSSVQSYTANGAKVVFLNERALSRPFRGSGNACRSCDRPLQDPYLFCSLSCKVKLLLRNGGGLARELRECEFLPLPSSFELDEGHLTPDSILESASATSSGSSAGGGGSGARATWSTAGTESLARRQRSSAGRPPGPEVVNRRKKGVPIRAPLLLNRSWPRFGALRFGWRIWD, encoded by the exons atggaattTGGGCAGGTGGGTTTCACGGGCGGGATGCCCAACTGGTTGGAAACCATGCTAGGAGAAAGATTCTTTAATCCATGCATGATCCACGAGACGGCAAAGAAGAACGAGAAGAACATCTTCTGTCTCGACTGCTGCTCTAGCTTCTGCCCCCAATGCATCCCTCCTCACCGCCCTCACCGCCTCCTCCAG ATTCGGAGATATGTGTATCACGACGTTGTTCGAGTGGGCGATCTGGGGAAGTTGATCGACTGTTCTTCCGTTCAA TCGTACACGGCGAACGGCGCAAAGGTTGTGTTTTTGAACGAGCGGGCACTGAGCCGGCCGTTTCGCGGCTCCGGCAACGCCTGCCGCTCCTGCGACCGCCCCCTTCAGGACCCCTACCTCTtctgctccctctcctgcaaG GTGAAGCTGTTGTTGAGGAACGGGGGAGGGCTGGCGAGGGAGCTCCGAGAGTGCGAATTCCTACCGCTGCCGAGCTCGTTCGAGCTGGACGAGGGCCATCTCACGCCCGACTCCATTCTCGAGTCCGCCTCGGCCACCTCCTCCGGCTCCTCCGCCGGGGGCGGCGGCTCGGGGGCCCGGGCCACCTGGAGCACCGCCGGGACGGAGTCCCTCGCCCGGCGGCAAAGAAGCAGCGCGGGCCGCCCGCCCGGTCCGGAGGTCGTGAACCGGAGGAAGAAGGGTGTCCCCATTAGGGCGCCGCTGCTGTTGAACCGGAGTTGGCCCCGGTTCGGTGCCCTTCGTTTTGGCTGGAGAATTTGGGATTAA
- the LOC103712192 gene encoding photosystem II core complex proteins psbY, chloroplastic, whose amino-acid sequence MATIATMAMLHAKCLSINSPSNHLNPSKPAMRKPISLLSLPTLPKGLPTCKPATTPGPSSLTAAAIAGAIFSTMSSSDAALAAQQIADIAEGDNRGLAILIPIIPAVAWVLYNILQPALNQLNRMRSEKGVVVGLGLGGGLAAAGFMSTPSASAGEVMMIADASSSSDSRGLLLLFVVAPAILWVLYNILQPALNQINRMRSG is encoded by the coding sequence ATGGCGACCATAGCAACCATGGCCATGCTTCATGCCAAATGCCTCAGCATCAACTCACCCTCCAACCACCTCAACCCTTCAAAGCCAGCAATGAGAAAGCCCATATCCCTCCTCTCGCTTCCAACACTCCCAAAAGGACTCCCAACCTGCAAACCGGCAACAACTCCCGGCCCTTCTTCCCTTACCGCCGCTGCCATCGCCGGAGCCATCTTTTCCACCATGAGCAGCTCCGACGCAGCCTTGGCAGCGCAGCAGATTGCCGACATCGCCGAGGGCGACAACCGAGGCCTTGCAATTCTGATTCCCATAATACCGGCCGTTGCTTGGGTCCTCTACAACATCCTCCAGCCTGCGCTCAACCAGCTCAATAGAATGAGGAGCGAGAAGGGAGTCGTCGTGGGGCTTGGGCTCGGCGGGGGACTGGCAGCGGCCGGGTTCATGTCGACGCCCAGCGCGTCGGCTGGCGAGGTCATGATGATCGCCGATGCCTCTTCCTCGAGTGATAGCAGGGGGCTGCTTCTGTTGTTTGTGGTGGCTCCGGCCATTCTTTGGGTCCTCTACAACATCCTTCAGCCGGCGCTGAACCAGATCAATAGAATGAGGTCCGGCTAA